One window from the genome of Methanoculleus sp. 7T encodes:
- a CDS encoding type IV pilin, translating to MMNFKQNEEAVSPVIGVILMVAITVILAAVIAAFVFGMSGNIQTTKSVAATAKQVGSDIVITYQGGTDNPSLNYLTMDVVGKKTYTMGVSGSTQATEPTGTTSSLKVPVGSTFTFSGGTSGQDHVVVTGHFNDGSAQVILDTYV from the coding sequence ATGATGAACTTCAAGCAGAATGAAGAAGCAGTCTCACCGGTGATCGGCGTCATCCTCATGGTCGCCATCACGGTGATCCTCGCCGCGGTGATTGCGGCGTTTGTGTTTGGGATGTCTGGGAATATTCAGACAACGAAGAGCGTTGCTGCGACTGCAAAACAAGTGGGGTCGGATATTGTCATTACCTACCAGGGCGGTACAGATAACCCAAGCCTGAATTATCTTACAATGGATGTCGTAGGTAAAAAGACATATACCATGGGTGTATCGGGGAGCACACAAGCCACTGAACCTACTGGGACAACCAGCAGTCTTAAAGTACCTGTTGGATCAACGTTTACATTCAGTGGCGGCACATCAGGACAAGACCATGTAGTCGTGACGGGTCACTTTAACGACGGCTCTGCGCAGGTTATTCTAGACACCTATGTCTAA
- a CDS encoding AIR synthase-related protein produces MDVEEISRRHLAAGTPDDDIVRLLSQDILTIKRNRISPAYAEEFARAVLTEAKNSTGLAGDLFTFEPSGSTMGEFGVGSRGAGDFFAHRQLARIIGRTSAAVGVDEMDDAGAVRAEGDYIITTVDGMHSRLSDFPFLAGFHVTRATLRDVYVMGAKPVALLSDIHVADDGDVAKIFDYTAGVTAVGEAMGVPLVTGSTLRIGGDMVLGSRLTGCVGAVGVARHLTARKQIEPGDVLLMTEGAGGGTIATAAIYSGFPEVVEETINLHFLKACEALLASSVLSGIHAMTDVTNGGLRGDAYEMAETAGCRIVVVEDELRTLVQPKVLKMLDALEIDYLGVSLDALLVVAPPELAPEIRRVVGSAGVAMKEIGYVEEGKPESVLKVDGEIRDFSPRFRESAYTPVKKVVDGDKRDFEEMKIGVERAAEAAIAKKDRVLARLRSS; encoded by the coding sequence ATGGATGTAGAAGAGATCAGCCGCCGGCACCTCGCTGCCGGCACCCCTGACGACGATATCGTGCGCCTTCTGTCCCAAGATATCCTTACAATCAAGCGCAACCGCATCAGCCCCGCCTATGCCGAAGAGTTCGCCCGAGCGGTCCTTACCGAGGCGAAGAACTCGACCGGACTTGCCGGCGACCTCTTCACCTTCGAGCCCTCCGGCTCGACCATGGGCGAGTTCGGTGTCGGCTCGCGGGGAGCCGGGGACTTCTTCGCCCACCGGCAGCTTGCCCGGATCATCGGCAGGACGTCGGCAGCGGTCGGCGTCGACGAGATGGACGACGCCGGGGCCGTCCGTGCCGAAGGGGACTATATCATCACCACCGTCGACGGGATGCACTCCCGCCTCTCCGACTTCCCCTTCCTTGCCGGGTTCCACGTCACCCGAGCGACGCTCCGGGACGTCTACGTGATGGGCGCAAAACCCGTCGCGCTCCTCTCAGATATCCACGTCGCCGACGACGGCGACGTCGCGAAGATCTTCGACTACACAGCGGGCGTCACCGCCGTCGGCGAGGCGATGGGCGTCCCCCTCGTGACCGGCTCCACCTTGCGCATCGGCGGGGACATGGTGCTCGGCTCCCGGCTGACCGGCTGCGTCGGCGCCGTCGGTGTCGCCAGGCACCTCACCGCCCGGAAACAGATAGAGCCCGGCGACGTCCTCCTCATGACCGAAGGGGCCGGCGGCGGAACCATCGCCACCGCCGCGATCTACTCCGGGTTCCCCGAGGTCGTCGAGGAGACGATCAACCTCCACTTCCTCAAAGCCTGCGAGGCGCTCCTTGCGAGCAGCGTCCTCTCCGGCATCCACGCCATGACCGACGTCACGAACGGCGGGCTGCGGGGCGACGCCTACGAGATGGCCGAGACCGCCGGGTGCCGGATCGTCGTCGTCGAGGACGAACTCCGGACGCTCGTGCAGCCGAAAGTCCTCAAGATGCTCGACGCCCTCGAGATCGACTACCTCGGTGTCTCCCTCGACGCCCTGCTGGTCGTCGCGCCGCCCGAACTTGCCCCTGAGATCCGGCGGGTCGTCGGGTCTGCAGGCGTCGCGATGAAAGAGATCGGCTACGTCGAGGAAGGAAAGCCCGAATCCGTCCTCAAGGTCGACGGCGAGATCCGGGACTTCTCGCCCAGGTTCCGGGAGTCGGCCTACACCCCGGTGAAGAAGGTCGTAGACGGCGACAAAAGAGATTTCGAGGAGATGAAGATCGGGGTCGAGCGGGCCGCAGAGGCGGCGATCGCGAAGAAGGACCGGGTTCTTGCCCGGCTCCGGTCCTCCTAA
- a CDS encoding HEPN domain-containing protein — MRKQGFLNKLHREGKIRIVEPSAQVQEAYRKKSESYLASAKILLENGRLEETVSMAYYSMYYMVLALLFTTGIKCENHSGAMILLESLYGIDNTRIAAAKRDRIDKQYYVDFAITAEDVRDSIEEAEEFCADLLDYMERLHQGDISRLREEAARLLEGPPG, encoded by the coding sequence ATGAGAAAACAGGGTTTTTTGAATAAACTCCACCGCGAGGGAAAGATCCGGATTGTTGAGCCCAGCGCTCAGGTCCAGGAGGCATACCGGAAGAAATCGGAAAGTTACCTCGCCTCGGCAAAGATCCTGCTCGAGAACGGGCGGCTTGAGGAGACCGTATCGATGGCATACTACAGCATGTACTATATGGTGCTGGCCCTCCTCTTCACGACGGGCATAAAATGTGAAAATCACTCCGGCGCAATGATCCTCCTTGAGAGCCTGTATGGGATCGACAACACCCGGATTGCTGCCGCCAAACGGGATCGTATCGATAAACAGTACTATGTAGATTTCGCGATCACAGCAGAGGATGTCCGCGACTCCATAGAAGAGGCGGAGGAGTTCTGTGCAGACCTGCTCGATTACATGGAGCGGTTGCACCAGGGAGATATCTCACGCCTCAGGGAGGAAGCAGCGCGGCTCCTGGAAGGGCCGCCGGGATGA
- a CDS encoding Lrp/AsnC family transcriptional regulator, with translation MDEIDDAILRELQKDGRMSMAELGSIVGIAPSTVFKRIEKLKNAGILERFTIVINQKCFEHTLVAFLNVRVHPDRKVEVEQFMRDLPSILELYEVLEPGDFFVKVRVQNISELKRSVLIPLSSLPGVKDIQTIISVRKIKEQT, from the coding sequence ATGGACGAGATCGACGATGCGATTCTTCGGGAGCTGCAGAAAGACGGACGGATGTCTATGGCAGAGCTCGGCTCAATCGTGGGTATTGCACCGTCGACGGTCTTCAAAAGGATCGAGAAACTGAAGAACGCCGGTATCCTCGAGCGGTTCACGATCGTCATCAACCAGAAGTGTTTTGAGCATACCCTGGTCGCTTTTCTGAACGTCAGGGTTCACCCGGATAGGAAGGTAGAGGTCGAGCAGTTCATGCGTGACCTCCCGAGCATCCTCGAACTCTACGAGGTGCTGGAGCCGGGAGACTTCTTCGTCAAGGTAAGGGTCCAGAATATATCCGAACTGAAGCGGAGCGTGCTCATTCCCCTCTCCAGCCTTCCGGGAGTGAAGGATATCCAGACGATCATCTCGGTGAGGAAGATCAAGGAACAAACTTAG
- the thiD gene encoding bifunctional hydroxymethylpyrimidine kinase/phosphomethylpyrimidine kinase: MTGAQMVSACSIAGSDSGGGAGVQADLKTFTALEVFGLTVITAVTAQNTREVRGTWMLPPEAVRAQIETVADGFSIRAWKTGMLGCAQNVRAVAEALPEGATLVIDPVMVSTSGHRLLDEDAVADLAGLLIPRAAVVTPNLPEAEVLAGMRVATPDDMAEAGRRILDLGAGSVVVKGGHLTGEAAVDLFIDRDGTAEASGPRYPYSVHGSGCCFSAALAAYLARGMDARGAFAAAREFIDTAIGRAVGGLGPIRIVNPGGMIFRYR; this comes from the coding sequence ATGACGGGTGCGCAGATGGTCTCCGCATGCTCCATCGCCGGTTCCGACTCGGGGGGAGGGGCGGGAGTCCAGGCCGACTTAAAGACGTTTACGGCGCTTGAGGTCTTCGGGCTGACGGTCATAACGGCGGTCACGGCCCAGAATACCCGCGAGGTCCGGGGGACGTGGATGCTTCCTCCCGAGGCTGTGCGGGCCCAGATCGAGACGGTTGCCGACGGCTTCTCCATTCGTGCGTGGAAGACCGGGATGCTTGGGTGCGCCCAAAACGTCCGGGCCGTCGCGGAGGCCCTGCCCGAGGGGGCAACGCTTGTCATCGACCCGGTGATGGTCTCGACGTCGGGCCACCGGTTGCTCGATGAGGATGCCGTCGCGGACCTCGCGGGACTGCTCATCCCCCGGGCGGCGGTCGTCACCCCGAACCTTCCGGAGGCGGAGGTGCTTGCGGGTATGCGGGTTGCGACCCCGGACGATATGGCCGAGGCCGGCCGGCGGATCCTCGACCTCGGCGCCGGGTCCGTGGTGGTGAAGGGAGGGCACCTCACCGGTGAAGCGGCGGTCGACCTCTTCATCGACCGGGACGGGACGGCGGAGGCCTCCGGGCCTCGCTACCCCTACTCGGTGCACGGGTCCGGGTGTTGTTTCTCTGCGGCGCTCGCCGCATACCTTGCCCGGGGAATGGATGCGCGGGGAGCGTTCGCCGCGGCGAGGGAGTTCATCGATACGGCCATCGGGAGAGCGGTCGGAGGCCTCGGGCCGATTCGGATCGTCAATCCCGGAGGAATGATCTTTCGCTATCGGTGA
- a CDS encoding ArsR/SmtB family transcription factor, with translation MEPVDIVLTKDTFEVLASETRLNILKALSPRRMTVTELADSLDLAKSTVHHHLQRLADAGLVAADDGGHAWVYYALTPEGRGLLQPHDGARIRVLLTAGLASLAGGVCAVAAFLTAPARDGALPPLPGGGGIPVPEGPPVELLVVGIALAVIGGVLVAYACARRRNRRAVGGFPADRKAT, from the coding sequence ATGGAGCCGGTCGATATCGTCCTGACGAAGGATACGTTCGAGGTCCTTGCATCCGAGACCCGGCTTAACATCCTAAAGGCCTTATCCCCACGCAGGATGACGGTCACGGAACTCGCGGACAGCCTTGACCTGGCAAAGTCCACAGTTCATCACCACCTGCAGAGGCTGGCCGACGCCGGTCTTGTCGCCGCCGATGATGGCGGGCACGCTTGGGTGTATTACGCGCTCACGCCGGAGGGGCGGGGCCTCCTGCAGCCGCACGACGGCGCCCGGATCAGGGTTCTCCTGACTGCAGGGCTGGCAAGCCTCGCCGGAGGGGTCTGTGCCGTCGCGGCCTTCCTGACGGCGCCGGCCCGGGACGGGGCGTTGCCCCCGCTCCCGGGAGGGGGAGGCATCCCGGTCCCGGAGGGGCCTCCCGTGGAACTGCTCGTTGTCGGGATCGCGCTCGCGGTGATCGGGGGAGTCCTGGTGGCGTATGCCTGCGCCCGGCGACGGAACAGACGTGCGGTGGGGGGTTTCCCTGCGGACAGAAAAGCCACGTAA
- a CDS encoding HepT-like ribonuclease domain-containing protein, translating into MTVNWYWMSWKPLNGLNMWSVRGREYFYDDEMAQVWVIYHLQIIGEAVRGISSEFRAANPGVSWSDIIGMRNILVHHYFGIDRDAVWNVVEDDLPALKEYLLPRAEE; encoded by the coding sequence ATGACCGTGAACTGGTACTGGATGTCCTGGAAGCCATTGAACGGATTGAACATGTGGTCGGTCCGGGGCCGTGAGTACTTTTACGATGATGAGATGGCGCAGGTCTGGGTGATCTATCACCTCCAGATCATCGGGGAAGCGGTACGGGGGATCTCTTCGGAATTCAGGGCCGCAAACCCAGGGGTTTCGTGGTCGGATATCATTGGGATGAGGAATATCCTCGTCCACCACTATTTTGGAATCGACCGGGATGCGGTCTGGAATGTGGTCGAAGATGACCTGCCGGCACTAAAGGAGTACCTTTTGCCGCGGGCTGAGGAATAG
- a CDS encoding nucleotidyltransferase family protein, translating to MIKVLRSGDTDPKTDIYTLLIQKRGEILSLAERRGAKNVRVFGSVARNEARTDSDVDLLVDLDPDRSLLDLGGLAMDLSLLLDRPVDVVTEAGLRGRIRSRVLREARAL from the coding sequence GTGATCAAGGTGTTGAGGTCAGGAGATACAGACCCTAAAACTGATATCTATACCCTTCTTATTCAGAAACGGGGCGAGATCCTCTCCCTTGCAGAGCGGAGGGGTGCAAAGAACGTCCGTGTTTTCGGATCTGTGGCGCGGAACGAGGCCCGGACGGACAGTGATGTCGATCTCCTGGTTGATCTGGACCCTGACCGGAGTCTTCTTGATCTGGGAGGCCTTGCGATGGATCTCTCCCTCCTCCTCGATCGCCCGGTCGATGTTGTGACCGAAGCGGGACTCCGGGGACGGATACGTTCCCGGGTCCTACGTGAGGCGCGGGCCTTATGA
- a CDS encoding zinc ribbon domain-containing protein translates to MENGGIRTCQSCGMPMGTKDDFGTEADGALSKDYCTHCYRNGAFAAPDITIDEMAAKCGSIMSQLYDIPVANAKQFCREQMSCLKRWAGREIATCGSCGMPLAREEDAGTEADGSLSHVYCTYCYRDGRFVEPELTRERAVEEYAPMMASNLGMPPLEAKKMVRQYLSTLPRWRG, encoded by the coding sequence ATGGAGAACGGCGGTATACGAACGTGCCAGAGCTGCGGGATGCCGATGGGCACGAAGGACGACTTCGGGACAGAGGCCGACGGCGCGCTCTCGAAGGATTACTGCACGCACTGCTATCGGAACGGGGCTTTCGCCGCGCCTGATATCACCATCGATGAGATGGCGGCGAAGTGCGGGTCGATCATGTCGCAGTTATATGATATCCCTGTCGCGAATGCAAAGCAGTTCTGCCGAGAACAGATGTCGTGCCTGAAGAGGTGGGCCGGGAGGGAGATTGCGACCTGCGGGAGCTGCGGGATGCCCCTTGCACGGGAGGAAGACGCCGGAACGGAGGCTGATGGCTCGCTCTCGCACGTTTACTGCACCTACTGCTACCGCGACGGGAGGTTCGTCGAGCCCGAGCTTACGCGGGAGCGGGCGGTCGAGGAGTACGCGCCGATGATGGCCTCGAACCTCGGGATGCCTCCTCTGGAAGCAAAGAAGATGGTGCGGCAGTACCTCTCGACGCTGCCGAGGTGGCGGGGGTAA
- a CDS encoding nucleotidyltransferase domain-containing protein, protein MEQNVSIQIVALLLRGDSHPRKLAQDLGLSHTTVLRKLRGLLDGNVVDFRMEGKNKTYFLKKTLEARVHVYVAEWYALGNLIKEAPYLRSIIRTIQEREDVPLAVIFGSYAKGTADRKSDIDLYIETDDRIVKRELERYHSKLSVKIGLWDPENLLIQEIAKNHVIVKGVERFYEKTGFFE, encoded by the coding sequence GTGGAACAGAATGTGTCCATTCAGATCGTTGCTCTCCTGCTCAGGGGCGACTCTCATCCCCGCAAACTTGCACAGGATCTGGGCCTCTCGCATACCACCGTGTTGCGGAAACTTAGGGGTCTATTAGATGGAAATGTCGTCGACTTCAGGATGGAAGGGAAGAATAAGACCTATTTCCTGAAGAAAACCCTTGAAGCGCGGGTGCACGTCTATGTGGCGGAATGGTACGCGCTCGGAAACCTGATAAAAGAGGCCCCGTATCTGCGATCCATCATCAGAACGATTCAGGAGCGAGAGGATGTCCCGCTCGCCGTAATCTTCGGCAGTTATGCGAAGGGGACCGCAGATCGAAAGAGCGATATCGATCTCTATATCGAGACGGATGATAGAATAGTGAAACGGGAGCTGGAACGGTACCATTCGAAGCTCAGCGTGAAGATTGGGCTCTGGGATCCGGAGAATCTGCTGATTCAGGAGATCGCAAAGAACCATGTCATCGTGAAGGGAGTCGAGCGATTTTATGAGAAAACAGGGTTTTTTGAATAA
- a CDS encoding serpin family protein, whose product MKGQILLFSRIGILVLALILAGLTAAGTIPQNTASVSGEPGSGDVGIARPDTPNGAGNATAGNNRFAFDLYRRLATDPAYAEGNLFFSPYSISSALAITREGARSTTADEIESVLHLPTNDTLRREGFADLNAALNRESSNCTLRIVNALWAEETYSFLPDYIDVAARGYGANVTNLDFIENPEGSRQTINRWVEGQTEDRIRDLLPPGSVDPLTRLVITNAVYFKGTWVEQFDPAGTTDEGFRVAPGKTVTVPMMHGDAVYPYTETETLRVLEMPYAHGNKTELAMLVLLPKEENLTAVEENLDTEKLADLRESLASQRVRVFFPKFTLDAEYLLPGALAAMGMPTAFTGDADLSGMDGMKDLFVTGVFHKAFVDVNEEGTEAAAATGVIAGRGVTPVFRADHPFVFLIVEKDSGAILFMGRVVNPEGP is encoded by the coding sequence ATGAAAGGACAGATACTGCTATTCTCCAGAATAGGCATCCTGGTTCTGGCGCTCATTCTTGCAGGGCTGACCGCCGCCGGTACCATACCTCAGAACACGGCTTCGGTCTCCGGCGAACCCGGATCCGGGGACGTCGGTATCGCCCGTCCAGATACGCCGAACGGCGCCGGTAACGCGACGGCCGGGAACAACCGGTTCGCATTCGATCTCTACCGGCGCCTCGCGACCGACCCGGCGTATGCGGAAGGCAACCTCTTCTTCTCGCCCTACAGCATCTCGTCGGCCCTCGCGATCACCCGTGAAGGTGCCCGCAGCACGACCGCCGATGAGATTGAATCGGTGCTCCACCTCCCAACGAACGATACCCTCCGGCGGGAGGGATTCGCCGACCTCAATGCCGCCCTGAACCGTGAGAGCAGTAACTGCACTCTCCGCATTGTAAACGCCCTCTGGGCGGAGGAAACCTACTCGTTCCTCCCCGACTACATCGATGTGGCCGCCCGCGGGTATGGGGCAAACGTCACAAATCTCGATTTCATCGAGAACCCCGAGGGATCGCGGCAGACGATCAACCGGTGGGTGGAGGGGCAGACCGAAGATCGGATCCGCGACCTCCTCCCGCCCGGCTCGGTCGACCCGCTGACCCGGCTCGTGATCACGAACGCGGTCTACTTCAAGGGCACCTGGGTCGAACAGTTCGACCCCGCCGGGACGACCGATGAGGGATTCCGGGTTGCACCGGGCAAGACCGTGACCGTCCCGATGATGCACGGAGACGCCGTCTATCCCTACACAGAGACCGAGACCCTCCGGGTGCTCGAAATGCCGTATGCGCACGGGAACAAGACCGAACTCGCGATGCTCGTCCTTCTCCCGAAAGAGGAGAACCTGACGGCGGTGGAAGAAAACCTGGACACGGAGAAGCTTGCCGACCTCCGGGAGTCGCTCGCCTCGCAGAGGGTCAGGGTCTTCTTCCCGAAGTTCACGCTTGATGCGGAGTATCTCCTTCCAGGAGCGCTTGCGGCGATGGGGATGCCGACGGCGTTCACCGGCGATGCCGACCTGTCGGGGATGGACGGGATGAAGGACCTTTTCGTCACCGGAGTCTTCCATAAGGCGTTCGTTGACGTGAATGAGGAGGGTACCGAGGCTGCGGCAGCGACCGGGGTCATAGCCGGGCGGGGTGTCACACCTGTCTTCCGTGCGGACCACCCGTTTGTCTTCCTCATCGTCGAGAAGGATTCCGGCGCGATCCTCTTCATGGGGAGGGTCGTCAACCCCGAAGGCCCGTGA
- a CDS encoding cysteine peptidase family C39 domain-containing protein, with amino-acid sequence MMKTDSFLKTGALLAVLLAMGVVVAPVMAGEVTKQLSVPYYQQETPYYCGPAVAQMWIDFHNGYIPQDTLWNCIQNNNRELWHTDPYGLAACVSDYLNNFVAEDRRWSYFNTANIAMAMDIVDVDNPTPALIYSGDHWVLVKGVSYEDYYGSVYNVYGFWVHDPQFGANQHYLMDRWSSEFTPVDVDGSYWDGHWTHLRGYWSTDAAGTVSQDVVSLETRGAPGGGVTHPAVWSDTLVRPTLTAGVDRETYYDQMTAYYEAVAKNVTLMADEEDDIPLTEDTNLADLGMRVKQMMTEKFKLHLDEFEGAVPGEPVFVHSLDEKWYDYYLIPFERDGYITVVVEVSIKGNVADPGVSYAPEAKTQSVVRPTLEEAQAVLAEGSYDSTMPARLVWKPCEQTTSPMLPVWEFTGDGGDTVYVGYAPWKDRVEIYEELTMKKIPG; translated from the coding sequence ATGATGAAAACGGATTCCTTCTTGAAGACCGGCGCTCTGCTGGCGGTGCTGCTCGCCATGGGGGTAGTCGTCGCTCCCGTCATGGCGGGAGAGGTGACCAAACAGCTCTCCGTGCCCTACTACCAGCAGGAGACGCCGTACTACTGTGGCCCGGCGGTCGCACAGATGTGGATAGACTTCCACAACGGTTACATCCCACAGGATACGCTATGGAATTGTATTCAAAATAATAACAGAGAACTATGGCACACCGACCCATACGGGCTCGCGGCTTGCGTGAGCGACTACCTCAACAACTTCGTCGCCGAGGATCGCAGATGGAGTTATTTCAACACGGCAAACATCGCTATGGCGATGGATATCGTGGACGTAGACAATCCTACGCCTGCGCTGATCTATTCCGGGGATCACTGGGTCCTGGTAAAAGGTGTGTCATATGAGGATTACTACGGGAGTGTATACAACGTATATGGCTTCTGGGTTCATGATCCTCAATTCGGTGCAAACCAGCATTATCTCATGGACCGTTGGAGTAGCGAATTCACCCCGGTGGACGTAGACGGAAGTTACTGGGACGGTCACTGGACTCACTTGCGGGGCTACTGGAGTACTGATGCTGCTGGGACTGTGTCCCAGGATGTGGTATCATTGGAGACTAGAGGAGCGCCTGGGGGAGGCGTCACCCATCCCGCGGTCTGGAGCGACACCCTGGTCCGGCCGACGCTGACCGCAGGGGTCGACCGGGAGACCTACTACGACCAGATGACGGCGTACTATGAGGCCGTGGCGAAAAACGTCACCCTGATGGCCGACGAGGAGGACGACATCCCCCTGACCGAGGATACCAATCTCGCCGACCTCGGCATGCGGGTCAAGCAGATGATGACTGAAAAATTCAAACTTCACTTGGATGAATTCGAGGGCGCAGTTCCCGGTGAGCCGGTCTTCGTACACTCACTGGACGAGAAATGGTATGATTACTACTTGATCCCCTTTGAGAGGGATGGATACATTACTGTCGTTGTAGAAGTATCCATTAAGGGCAACGTTGCAGATCCCGGTGTTTCCTATGCGCCTGAGGCAAAGACCCAATCGGTCGTCCGCCCAACGTTGGAGGAAGCACAGGCAGTCCTCGCGGAAGGCAGCTACGACAGCACCATGCCTGCCCGGTTGGTCTGGAAGCCCTGTGAGCAGACCACATCACCAATGCTCCCAGTCTGGGAGTTTACCGGTGACGGCGGAGATACAGTCTACGTCGGCTACGCTCCCTGGAAGGACAGGGTCGAGATCTACGAAGAACTGACGATGAAGAAGATTCCAGGATAA